The following are from one region of the Hymenobacter radiodurans genome:
- a CDS encoding c-type cytochrome — protein sequence MRQGLLAGVIPVALALLVCTMGVLFLSAVGLLHNPANAIPTADLKATSLMALDSIEQPVAAQDSLSNSLSEADLMAFTAGQELFTNNCTQCHAINEVVVGPALKDIHERRPISWLIPWIQNSSKMVAAGDEHAVKIYKQYQKQEMPSFALTDVEIQQLVKYIEIESSKREYLGGCVFHGVEERVEQLALR from the coding sequence ATGAGACAAGGACTACTGGCCGGTGTAATTCCGGTGGCGCTGGCATTACTCGTATGCACGATGGGCGTACTTTTCCTCTCCGCGGTTGGTTTACTCCATAATCCGGCAAACGCAATCCCCACTGCCGATCTTAAAGCAACTAGTCTGATGGCGTTGGATTCTATAGAGCAGCCCGTCGCAGCTCAGGATTCTTTGAGTAACTCCTTGTCCGAAGCCGACCTTATGGCGTTTACCGCGGGCCAAGAATTATTTACGAATAACTGTACCCAATGCCACGCCATCAACGAGGTTGTGGTAGGACCCGCGCTAAAAGACATACACGAACGTCGACCTATTTCCTGGCTGATTCCCTGGATTCAGAATTCCAGCAAGATGGTGGCTGCGGGTGACGAACACGCCGTGAAAATCTATAAACAGTATCAGAAACAGGAGATGCCCAGTTTTGCGCTGACCGATGTGGAGATTCAGCAGCTGGTTAAATACATTGAAATTGAAAGCTCAAAGAGAGAGTACCTCGGTGGATGTGTTTTCCACGGAGTGGAAGAGAGAGTAGAGCAACTTGCTCTGCGCTAA
- a CDS encoding glycosyltransferase produces the protein MFSVLVAARNEGLMLPLLLHDIAQQTLPGTHFEVIVVDDDSADNTAAVVEGAAQHSSFVLRLITLQDQPGAPTGKKAALQAALSVARAPWVVCTDADCRVGPDWLGSYASLIQTDAAVKFVSGPVLLTGDNSLLSNLMGLEFAGLVGVGAATIGQGQPTMCNGANLAYHREAFAAVQGFSGNEHVASGDDEFLLHKLHAAFPGSIRFLKTPRAIVRTAAPPTLRTLLAQRVRWASKWRHYQQKAPSAWLC, from the coding sequence TTGTTTTCCGTCTTGGTAGCTGCTCGCAATGAAGGGCTGATGTTACCGTTGCTGCTGCACGACATAGCCCAACAAACCCTGCCCGGTACCCACTTTGAGGTCATTGTGGTAGATGATGACTCTGCCGACAACACAGCGGCCGTCGTGGAGGGCGCGGCTCAACACAGCTCATTTGTGCTCCGTCTTATAACGCTGCAAGACCAGCCCGGCGCACCAACTGGCAAAAAAGCTGCCTTGCAAGCTGCCCTGAGCGTTGCCCGCGCCCCGTGGGTAGTCTGCACCGATGCCGACTGCCGCGTGGGTCCCGACTGGCTTGGTAGCTATGCTTCCCTTATTCAAACGGATGCAGCCGTAAAGTTCGTCAGTGGGCCGGTGCTTCTTACAGGTGATAATTCCTTGCTTAGCAACCTAATGGGGCTTGAATTCGCGGGCCTGGTAGGGGTAGGAGCGGCCACCATCGGTCAGGGGCAGCCTACCATGTGCAACGGGGCCAATTTGGCTTACCATCGCGAGGCCTTTGCTGCTGTGCAGGGCTTCAGCGGCAACGAGCACGTAGCCAGCGGCGACGACGAATTTCTGCTGCATAAGCTGCACGCTGCTTTTCCCGGCAGCATCCGGTTTTTGAAAACCCCGCGCGCCATTGTACGCACCGCCGCACCGCCTACGCTCCGCACCCTGCTGGCGCAGCGGGTACGGTGGGCCAGCAAGTGGCGGCACTACCAGCAAAAAGCCCCCAGCGCCTGGCTTTGCTAG
- a CDS encoding lysylphosphatidylglycerol synthase transmembrane domain-containing protein, which produces MLPALPNHLLQNYAQKLERATRRRVLVVLGKLLITALTLGLLYHSVFTTPDTAAAWRGLLTSALSGAGRGPVLLALALVPVNWGLEAWKWWRLARHLEPVSYRRSFRAVLVGLTLGFVTPNRVGDYAGRIMELKSRRLDALGAVFLGRYCQLVVTILAGTLGLLYFLLTFYVADYPATGLGLVVAALLINAAVLLPLYRSRLLLTALGLVRPLRRLQPFLAVMPTYRARALHAVLAISGLRYAVFCLQFGLLLVAYGARPSVGPALAAISSTFLLKSLVPSLNALADVGVRELSATHLFGLLGQEALPVLSASLSLWVLNIALPSAAGLLFVLRLKVFRKKKAPSGPHLLYERLGGFFLGSAGALCHPDGAAAPKLAATADTPEAGEPAANPHRRCAFVFRLGSCSQ; this is translated from the coding sequence GTGCTACCCGCTTTGCCCAACCACCTTCTACAAAACTACGCCCAAAAGCTGGAACGCGCCACTCGCCGCCGGGTGCTGGTGGTGCTAGGCAAGCTACTCATCACGGCCCTGACTCTGGGCTTGCTCTACCATTCCGTGTTCACCACCCCCGATACGGCCGCAGCTTGGCGGGGACTACTGACGTCGGCGCTGAGCGGCGCAGGGCGCGGACCGGTGCTGCTGGCCCTTGCGTTGGTGCCCGTCAATTGGGGGTTGGAGGCCTGGAAATGGTGGCGTTTGGCCCGACATCTGGAGCCGGTTTCTTATCGGCGCAGCTTCCGGGCGGTGCTGGTGGGACTTACGTTGGGCTTCGTAACACCGAATCGTGTAGGTGACTATGCCGGCCGGATTATGGAACTGAAAAGTCGGCGACTGGATGCGCTGGGGGCCGTTTTTCTGGGGCGCTACTGCCAGTTGGTGGTTACAATCTTGGCCGGTACGCTGGGCTTGCTGTACTTTCTGCTGACGTTTTATGTCGCTGATTATCCAGCTACTGGCCTGGGCTTAGTGGTAGCTGCATTACTAATTAACGCCGCCGTACTGCTGCCCCTTTACCGCTCGCGGCTTCTGCTGACGGCTTTGGGGTTGGTGCGTCCTCTGCGGCGTTTGCAGCCTTTTCTGGCCGTGATGCCCACCTATCGGGCGCGGGCGCTACACGCGGTGCTAGCCATCTCGGGGCTGCGCTACGCGGTTTTCTGCCTGCAATTCGGGTTGCTGCTGGTTGCGTACGGGGCCCGGCCCAGCGTGGGCCCCGCACTGGCGGCTATCAGCAGCACTTTTTTGTTAAAATCCCTGGTGCCTTCTCTGAATGCCCTGGCCGACGTAGGCGTGCGGGAACTGTCGGCTACCCATTTATTTGGCTTGCTGGGGCAGGAAGCGCTGCCGGTATTGAGCGCCAGCCTGAGCTTATGGGTGCTAAATATTGCCCTGCCTAGTGCCGCCGGATTGTTGTTTGTACTCCGGCTGAAAGTCTTTCGCAAGAAAAAAGCCCCCAGCGGTCCGCACCTGCTCTATGAACGGCTGGGGGGCTTTTTTCTTGGTTCTGCCGGCGCTTTATGCCATCCTGATGGTGCGGCTGCGCCGAAGCTGGCAGCAACTGCCGATACTCCCGAAGCAGGAGAGCCAGCTGCCAATCCACACCGCCGATGCGCCTTTGTTTTCCGTCTTGGTAGCTGCTCGCAATGA
- the ruvC gene encoding crossover junction endodeoxyribonuclease RuvC translates to MILPVSPTDLLPKIIMGVDPGTNIMGYALIEVQGQRVKVLQYDVIDMQKMGSNHALKLKKIFERMLELIDEFLPDELAIEAPFYGVNVQSMLKLGRAQGMAIAACLSRQIPYVEYAPTKVKQSVTGTGTATKEQVAHMLRQTLTLPPIAEASKFLDATDALAVALCHHYQKGNNLKAGGKSWGKFLADNPDKLATVARKKPAAKTK, encoded by the coding sequence ATGATTCTGCCTGTCTCCCCCACCGATCTGCTGCCCAAAATTATCATGGGCGTCGACCCTGGCACCAATATTATGGGCTACGCCCTGATTGAGGTGCAGGGCCAGCGCGTGAAGGTGCTGCAATACGACGTAATTGATATGCAGAAGATGGGCTCGAATCATGCCTTGAAGCTGAAGAAAATCTTCGAGCGAATGTTGGAGCTGATTGATGAGTTCCTGCCCGATGAGCTGGCCATCGAAGCCCCATTCTACGGCGTAAATGTGCAGAGTATGCTCAAGCTGGGTCGGGCGCAGGGCATGGCCATTGCCGCCTGCCTCTCCCGCCAGATTCCGTACGTGGAGTACGCGCCCACCAAAGTAAAACAGTCGGTAACGGGTACGGGCACAGCCACAAAAGAGCAGGTGGCCCACATGCTGCGCCAAACGCTGACGCTGCCTCCCATTGCGGAAGCCTCCAAGTTTCTGGACGCCACCGACGCGCTGGCTGTCGCGCTTTGCCACCACTATCAGAAAGGCAACAACTTGAAAGCGGGGGGCAAAAGCTGGGGCAAGTTCTTGGCCGACAACCCCGACAAGTTGGCCACGGTAGCCCGCAAGAAGCCGGCAGCCAAAACCAAGTAG
- a CDS encoding KTSC domain-containing protein, whose protein sequence is MKRQPVRSTSLKAIGYDPATLTLEIEYRNGRLVRYTGASTAVYQALLTVPGKALFVEQVVEKSGYTREQVK, encoded by the coding sequence ATGAAGCGTCAGCCTGTTCGTTCCACCTCCCTCAAAGCCATTGGCTACGACCCAGCTACTCTGACACTGGAAATTGAGTATCGCAACGGTCGACTGGTGCGCTACACGGGCGCCAGCACAGCGGTATATCAGGCGCTACTGACGGTGCCGGGCAAAGCGCTTTTTGTGGAACAGGTGGTGGAGAAAAGCGGCTACACCCGCGAGCAAGTGAAGTAA
- a CDS encoding PhzF family phenazine biosynthesis protein: protein MLLPLYQIDAFTDRIFAGNPAAVCPLTEWLSADTMQAIAAENNLAETAFFVPRAGAEGHFEIRWFTPAVEVELCGHATLASAHVLLRHLNFKGQEITFHSKSGPLHVSLQDNGRLTLDFPSRPPQPLATAPDGLIDGLGATPLKLLAGPDLVALFNSEAEIRAIHPNQAHLAEVPYRAIIVTAPGSGDIDFVSRFFGPRVGVPEDPVTGSAHTTLIPYWADKLGKTELRARQVSPRGGDLWCELRGDRVLISGYAVTYLKGEIEIG from the coding sequence ATGTTGCTGCCTCTCTACCAAATAGACGCTTTCACTGACCGCATCTTCGCTGGCAATCCGGCCGCCGTGTGTCCGCTTACGGAGTGGCTGTCCGCCGATACTATGCAGGCCATTGCGGCGGAAAACAACCTCGCCGAAACGGCTTTTTTTGTCCCCCGGGCAGGGGCGGAAGGCCACTTCGAAATTCGCTGGTTTACGCCGGCGGTGGAGGTCGAGCTGTGCGGACACGCCACGCTGGCGTCGGCCCACGTGCTGCTACGCCACCTGAATTTTAAGGGCCAGGAAATCACGTTTCACTCCAAAAGTGGACCCTTGCACGTCAGTCTACAGGACAACGGCCGCCTCACGCTAGACTTTCCCAGCCGTCCGCCCCAGCCGTTAGCCACCGCGCCCGATGGCCTGATTGACGGGCTGGGTGCCACACCTCTCAAGCTGCTGGCTGGCCCTGATCTGGTGGCTTTGTTTAACTCCGAAGCGGAAATACGCGCTATTCATCCCAACCAAGCGCATTTGGCAGAAGTGCCATACCGGGCTATTATCGTGACGGCGCCCGGCAGTGGCGACATTGACTTTGTCTCGCGCTTTTTTGGTCCCCGCGTGGGCGTTCCCGAAGATCCGGTGACAGGCTCGGCCCACACCACGCTTATCCCGTACTGGGCCGATAAGCTGGGCAAAACCGAACTGCGCGCCCGGCAAGTATCGCCCCGCGGCGGCGACCTGTGGTGCGAGCTGCGCGGCGACCGGGTGCTCATCAGCGGCTATGCCGTGACGTATTTGAAGGGCGAGATTGAGATAGGCTAA
- a CDS encoding T9SS type A sorting domain-containing protein, with translation MKSYLGVEGQFLTVSNIRSSPVVRVTTPTVPLPVRAELGAMFSGENNTLFAINTDGGPNAGEMYQVDATTGNYLNVTLNSGLGLFRGDASTLLANRPLPVTLTNFDARPERASVALRWATATEIGTDNFRVERSTDNGQAWAAIGSVKAANAPQGRTYSFVDEAPQTGPNYYRLAIVDLDGSIAFSPIKSVDFQPAQQAISVYPNPAQDQFAVELPQLAAPGSTLQVQNSLGQQVWTQSLEGQRTVRVNTHNWAAGVYHIKVSTTGRSEMQKLVIQP, from the coding sequence TTGAAAAGCTACCTCGGTGTGGAAGGCCAGTTTCTGACGGTCAGCAACATACGTAGCTCGCCGGTGGTACGCGTAACCACGCCTACTGTACCGCTTCCCGTTCGGGCGGAGCTCGGCGCCATGTTCTCGGGCGAAAACAACACACTTTTCGCTATCAACACGGATGGCGGACCGAACGCCGGTGAAATGTATCAGGTTGATGCGACCACCGGGAACTACCTAAATGTAACGCTCAACTCCGGCTTAGGCTTGTTTCGCGGCGACGCCAGCACGCTGTTGGCTAATCGCCCCTTGCCCGTCACGCTTACCAACTTTGACGCGCGCCCCGAACGCGCCAGCGTAGCGTTGCGCTGGGCCACGGCCACCGAAATCGGCACCGATAATTTCCGCGTGGAGCGCAGCACCGACAACGGCCAAGCTTGGGCAGCCATCGGCTCGGTAAAAGCCGCAAACGCCCCCCAGGGCCGCACCTACTCCTTCGTGGATGAAGCCCCGCAAACGGGCCCGAATTATTACCGGCTCGCCATTGTAGACCTCGATGGCAGCATCGCATTCTCGCCCATCAAGTCAGTCGATTTTCAGCCGGCGCAGCAGGCTATCAGCGTTTATCCTAATCCGGCCCAAGATCAATTTGCCGTAGAGCTGCCGCAATTAGCCGCGCCCGGTAGCACCCTACAAGTACAGAACAGCCTGGGTCAGCAAGTCTGGACGCAATCCTTGGAAGGGCAACGCACCGTGCGCGTAAACACCCACAACTGGGCCGCGGGCGTCTACCACATCAAGGTTTCAACCACCGGACGATCCGAAATGCAGAAGCTGGTCATTCAACCATAA
- a CDS encoding spore photoproduct lyase family protein — MNLAEGCPAHCQYCYLAGSLQGPPVVRAYANLPQMLQNTAQYEQAGKLTTFEVSCYTDVLGIEHLTGSLAECIRYFGTREGAQLRFVTKYDQVESLLDLPHNGQVRARISLNAEPVTRRLEGGTASLEARLQALRQLALPPEQGGGGYRVGAVVAPIMPIPDWRDHYRHLLDRLAATLDFDCDLTAEFISHRFTPGSKDVLQQWYPNMSLDLDESTRAQKRNKFGGVKYVYQPEDMRTLKQFFYQEWQQRFPHAPVLYWT; from the coding sequence ATGAACCTTGCCGAAGGCTGCCCGGCGCACTGCCAGTACTGCTATCTGGCTGGTAGTCTGCAAGGTCCGCCGGTGGTGCGGGCCTACGCCAATCTGCCGCAGATGCTGCAAAACACGGCTCAGTATGAGCAGGCCGGCAAGCTCACAACCTTCGAGGTGAGCTGCTACACCGATGTGCTGGGCATTGAGCATCTGACCGGCAGCTTAGCCGAGTGTATTCGCTACTTCGGTACCCGTGAGGGGGCGCAGCTTCGTTTCGTGACCAAGTATGACCAGGTTGAATCGTTGCTGGATTTGCCTCACAACGGGCAAGTGCGCGCCCGCATTAGCCTGAATGCGGAGCCCGTAACGCGCCGCTTAGAGGGCGGCACGGCTTCTTTGGAAGCGCGTTTGCAGGCATTGCGTCAGCTGGCCTTGCCACCCGAGCAGGGTGGCGGCGGCTACCGCGTAGGGGCCGTAGTGGCGCCCATTATGCCTATTCCTGATTGGCGCGACCATTACCGCCACCTGCTCGACCGCCTGGCCGCTACGCTCGATTTTGACTGCGACCTTACCGCTGAGTTTATCAGTCACCGCTTTACGCCCGGCTCCAAGGATGTGCTCCAGCAATGGTACCCGAATATGTCGTTGGACTTGGATGAGAGCACGCGCGCCCAGAAGCGCAACAAATTTGGGGGCGTGAAATATGTGTATCAACCCGAGGACATGCGCACGCTTAAGCAGTTCTTTTACCAGGAATGGCAGCAGCGCTTTCCACACGCCCCTGTGCTGTACTGGACCTAA
- a CDS encoding spore photoproduct lyase family protein — MFDSLPVLTETPTSQPAILTRSARVWLPKRVLFTPDALEEKFGQQMYERISAAGLPIEILKSNRLTGLRGADERETYRNAKNTLAVVKAPRAPSVSSPFRLPPTGR, encoded by the coding sequence TTGTTCGACTCCTTACCTGTACTCACCGAAACACCCACTTCGCAGCCTGCTATTCTCACGCGTTCGGCGCGGGTGTGGCTGCCCAAGCGCGTGCTCTTTACCCCCGACGCGCTAGAAGAAAAGTTTGGCCAGCAGATGTACGAGCGTATCAGCGCCGCCGGTCTGCCCATCGAAATTCTGAAAAGCAACCGCCTGACTGGCCTGCGCGGTGCCGATGAGCGCGAAACCTACCGCAACGCCAAGAATACCTTGGCCGTGGTAAAAGCCCCCCGAGCGCCTTCCGTCTCCAGCCCATTCCGCCTTCCGCCGACTGGCAGATGA
- a CDS encoding class I SAM-dependent methyltransferase, which yields METPANYTELNRQLWNAKTDYHVQSEFYDVESFLGGKSSLNDVELGLLGDVRGKSILHLQCHFGQDSLSLSRLGAHVTGVDLADQAIAKARELAAQLALPAEFVCSDVYELPNNLEGQFDFVFTTYGVLGWLPDLERWAGVVSHFLKPGGKLVLVEFHPVVWMFDNDFTRVQYSYFNRETITEVETGTYADRAAPLEQTSVSWNHDLGEVLGSLLHNGFAIKHFAEYDYSPYNCFAHMEEVAERKYRIQHLADKLPMMYSVVATKAAENQP from the coding sequence ATGGAAACGCCCGCAAACTATACCGAGCTGAACCGCCAGCTTTGGAACGCAAAAACCGACTACCACGTGCAGTCCGAGTTTTATGATGTGGAGAGTTTTCTGGGGGGCAAATCGTCGTTGAACGACGTAGAATTAGGTTTGTTGGGTGATGTGCGGGGTAAATCAATTCTGCACCTGCAATGTCATTTCGGGCAAGATTCGCTGTCGCTGAGCCGCTTGGGTGCCCACGTAACCGGCGTCGATTTGGCCGACCAAGCCATTGCTAAAGCTCGTGAGCTTGCGGCGCAGCTGGCGTTGCCGGCCGAGTTTGTGTGCAGCGACGTGTACGAGCTGCCAAATAACTTGGAAGGGCAGTTTGATTTCGTTTTTACTACGTACGGCGTGCTAGGCTGGCTACCCGATCTGGAGCGCTGGGCCGGCGTGGTTAGCCATTTTCTGAAGCCGGGAGGCAAATTAGTGCTGGTCGAGTTTCATCCGGTGGTGTGGATGTTCGACAACGATTTTACCCGCGTGCAGTACTCGTACTTCAACCGGGAAACCATCACGGAAGTCGAAACTGGTACCTACGCCGACCGCGCCGCGCCGCTGGAGCAAACCTCCGTTTCCTGGAATCACGACTTGGGCGAAGTATTAGGTAGCTTATTGCACAACGGTTTTGCTATTAAGCACTTCGCTGAGTACGATTATTCGCCTTACAACTGCTTTGCGCACATGGAAGAGGTAGCCGAGCGCAAGTATCGTATCCAGCACCTAGCGGATAAGCTGCCCATGATGTACTCGGTGGTAGCCACTAAGGCAGCAGAAAACCAGCCCTAA
- the pncA gene encoding bifunctional nicotinamidase/pyrazinamidase, with protein MKALLLIDVQNDFVPGGALAVPEGDEIVALLNRLQPHFELVVATQDWHPANHKSFAANHAGRQPFEETELHGLAQVLWPAHCVQSTPGAELHPELHTNQVEAIFRKGTDPEIDSYSGFYDNGHRKATGLAAYLFGRGITSVYVAGLAADYCVYFTAKDALQEGFETFLIEDATRPINQEGCERAKADLENLGGKIISSTEVFSLQNAPQPAQA; from the coding sequence ATGAAAGCCTTATTACTCATTGATGTTCAGAATGATTTTGTGCCCGGTGGCGCGCTGGCAGTGCCTGAAGGCGACGAAATCGTGGCGCTATTGAATCGGCTCCAACCCCATTTCGAGCTAGTAGTAGCCACGCAGGACTGGCACCCCGCCAACCATAAAAGTTTTGCCGCGAACCATGCAGGCCGCCAGCCTTTTGAGGAAACCGAGTTGCATGGGCTGGCGCAAGTGCTGTGGCCTGCGCACTGCGTGCAGAGTACGCCCGGCGCCGAGTTGCACCCCGAGCTTCACACGAATCAGGTTGAGGCTATTTTCCGCAAAGGCACCGACCCGGAGATTGACAGCTACAGCGGATTTTACGACAACGGCCACCGCAAAGCTACCGGCCTGGCCGCCTACCTGTTTGGGCGCGGTATCACCTCAGTATATGTGGCCGGCTTGGCTGCCGACTACTGCGTGTATTTCACCGCGAAAGACGCACTGCAGGAAGGATTTGAGACGTTTTTGATAGAAGATGCCACGCGCCCGATAAATCAGGAGGGTTGTGAGCGAGCTAAAGCCGACCTGGAAAATCTGGGGGGCAAAATTATCAGCAGCACCGAGGTATTCTCACTCCAAAATGCCCCCCAGCCCGCCCAAGCATGA
- a CDS encoding 2'-5' RNA ligase family protein: MTDADAPLILTLALDAESFAFFNGLRQQHFPPERNFLAAHVTLFHHLPGARRSDLQAQLATLCRQHAPLTLQVTGLRFMGRGVAYALENDALQALHRELQLTWQPALTPQDQQKLRPHVTVQNKVDPAQARALYEQLKADFVPFEATGTGLQLWAYRGGPWEAIQTFDFQQP; encoded by the coding sequence ATGACCGACGCCGACGCCCCACTCATTCTGACCCTAGCGCTCGATGCCGAGTCGTTTGCTTTCTTCAACGGCTTGCGCCAACAGCATTTCCCGCCCGAACGCAACTTTCTGGCGGCCCACGTCACGCTGTTTCACCACCTGCCCGGCGCCCGGCGCTCCGATTTACAAGCGCAACTAGCCACCCTGTGCCGGCAACACGCCCCGCTAACGTTGCAGGTTACGGGCCTGCGGTTCATGGGCCGCGGCGTAGCTTATGCACTTGAAAATGATGCCCTGCAGGCTTTACACCGCGAGTTGCAGCTAACGTGGCAGCCCGCCCTCACGCCCCAAGATCAGCAGAAGCTGCGGCCCCACGTAACGGTGCAGAATAAAGTAGACCCGGCGCAGGCGCGTGCCCTGTACGAACAGCTCAAAGCCGACTTTGTGCCTTTTGAGGCTACGGGCACGGGTTTGCAGCTGTGGGCGTATCGGGGCGGGCCTTGGGAGGCTATTCAAACCTTTGATTTTCAGCAACCCTAG
- a CDS encoding mechanosensitive ion channel family protein, with translation MKDMTWEISFQWREILTTLGIVAGGLAGGLILKYLFFGVLNRYAKRPDTPLLIRSIVRHLNQPSAFFFPVLVLSFMLPLVPLTARPFEVLRRVVETSLIASFAWGLVKTVNVVEDLVLQHYRLDEENNFRVRKLFTQLQFVRKVVVSLIVFVAVALVLMSFATVRRIGTGLLTSAGIASLIVGFAAQRSISNLLAGFQLAFTQPIRLDDVLVVEGEWGKVEEITFTYVVVRIWDERRLVLPLTYFIEKPFQNWTRNTSQLIGTVFVYTDYSIPVDAVREELKRIVTDHPSGTSACACCRSPIPRSAPWSCGHWSAPATPAVPSICAAMSGKSW, from the coding sequence ATGAAAGACATGACCTGGGAAATATCCTTTCAATGGCGCGAGATCCTGACCACGCTGGGTATTGTGGCGGGCGGCCTCGCGGGTGGACTCATCTTAAAGTATCTGTTCTTTGGGGTGCTGAACAGGTACGCTAAGCGGCCCGATACTCCGCTACTTATTCGGTCTATTGTCAGGCATCTAAACCAGCCGAGCGCCTTCTTTTTCCCGGTGTTGGTGCTCTCGTTTATGCTGCCGTTGGTGCCGCTCACGGCCCGCCCCTTCGAAGTGCTGCGCCGGGTGGTGGAAACCAGCCTTATTGCTTCCTTCGCCTGGGGCCTAGTGAAGACCGTAAATGTGGTAGAGGACCTGGTGCTGCAGCATTATCGTCTCGACGAAGAGAATAATTTTCGGGTGCGCAAGCTCTTTACCCAGCTTCAGTTTGTGCGGAAGGTAGTAGTGTCGCTCATCGTGTTTGTGGCCGTGGCACTGGTGCTGATGAGCTTTGCCACGGTTCGCAGAATCGGGACGGGCCTGCTGACTTCGGCGGGCATTGCCAGCCTTATTGTCGGCTTTGCGGCCCAGCGCTCCATCAGCAACTTGCTGGCTGGCTTTCAGTTAGCCTTTACCCAGCCTATCCGCCTTGACGATGTGCTGGTGGTGGAAGGCGAATGGGGCAAGGTGGAGGAAATCACGTTTACCTATGTGGTGGTGCGCATCTGGGACGAGCGCCGGTTGGTGCTGCCACTCACGTATTTCATTGAGAAACCCTTCCAAAACTGGACCCGCAACACCTCGCAGCTCATCGGCACCGTGTTCGTCTACACCGATTACAGCATTCCCGTGGATGCGGTGCGTGAAGAGCTGAAGCGAATTGTGACGGATCATCCCTCTGGGACAAGCGCGTGTGCGTGTTGCAGGTCACCGATTCCAAGGAGCGCACCATGGAGCTGCGGGCATTGGTCAGCGCCGGCGACGCCGGCCGTGCCTTCGATCTGCGCTGCCATGTCCGGGAAAAGCTGGTAG